The Manduca sexta isolate Smith_Timp_Sample1 chromosome 9, JHU_Msex_v1.0, whole genome shotgun sequence genome segment tataattattgtaatttctcCATGAATACTttacttttttgtgttataactCTTATTGTTAGTTGCGTTTGCATTTCAAGTATGCAGCAGaaaccttattctctatgacagcgTAAACTGTTAACACGATTGTcttaccttataataataataataataatatcagccctgtattatatacttgcccactgctgagcacgggactcctctactattgagagagaTTGTCTTACCTTATTTCTATGAAATtagtgtggaatggtattccgCATTAAAATTTCAATCGTCAAACGCGATATCGTGCGTTGCGTGCTGATTATGAACTGTCAAAATAGTCTGACGTTGAGAATCAGGGCTCTGattaacaaatatgttttataaacatgATGAGAGGGTACTAAATCATTCctctattaatattaataaattatctattatgtaggtgtagtaatatttttgtactttgaTATAATGTAAGCGTGTTATTTATATCGTCTCAACCCGGGTTTGCTGCGGCCATATTTTTGGTAAGAATATCTATTAACACATTGACTGCGGTTCAATATGCTGGCTCGCTATTACGATGTTATATTTTTGGtacatattgaattatatacttacataattccAAATTTTCAGTAAaacatttccaataatcccgaaagataaataaagggagAAACATGattgtcttatattttttaccgaCATGagaatttttaatgatttttttttcaatttaaatattattttactaaggaccttgtaatagtgagtcagCGAGTTGATTATTGGGTGTAACGCATGCTGTTTGCTATCTAAGGCTGTTTCCCTCACTCGCGTTGCTTTGCCAAACGTTAGTGCGGGACAACACACTCCGGTCGTGGTGGCCGAACTGGTGAATAGGTACTTACTACATTGTTTTGTCACCAGTCAATGTGTTAATATAGTTTTCTACTAGCAGCTTAAATTATGGACTTCAGTTGGTTGATTATGCaccaaaccatttttttttatattttcatttttttctccAGGAAACCCGGCTATAGATAATCagtaggaataaaaaaaaaaacaatgctcattgtttaattttcaattttgctaaataatttaaattataatcgtgTTCCAATTTGTAGTGTTTAAGGTGCAgttaataatatcgatatagaCTTATTGGTCGCTATTCAATATAGAGTACTTGGTAAAGATGTACCTTATTCATACACGTTTTTTTATCAAAGGACGCAGTAAAACTGTGATAACacgtctgtttctcagctttgtttatttgacagtcaactagattaaagttttatcttaatattagccaaaCACCACGGCCCTATGCCTACACACTGTGAAGGCTGCCAGGCCGTCaccactgagaaacagacttgttaccacagcaatgctccgtccttagatgaaTAACGTCTATGGAGAAGGGGGTTAATATTTAaccgtaaaatattaatatttattgctttttcttcttatttttacgtttaTCAAATAGGTCCAAAAAGTATCGACAAATTAtcgacataaaattatatatcgcTATTTCGAAACTTATTGCCGCCTGTCAATTTGTGTGCACAACCATGACATGGAGAATGGACTGATCTAACTTTCATATCCAGCTTTTCATTGAATAAACAGAAAGGCGTGTAATATAAAACAGTTGTAAGGTTAACAGATCTAGGAACGTTTACAATATAGACCTAAAGAAAAGactaggtaataaaaaaaaaccttaaagaaACATCTCGTGTATGGAAGAACCAATTTCGTTCGCGTCTTGTTACCGAGTAACGCTACACGACTGCGAAAAAACAGTTTCTTCAGCAACTTCGGCAACTGTCAGTTGTAGTACCTAGTCTAGGTTTTCTTGGCAACAAGTTGATAGAGATCAGCCACAAATTCCACTTACGACATTATGGTCATTTTGTGATGGCATTACTCCGTCTATTCTCTATGTCTGGTCAAATGTATTTAGAATTAGTTcttgtagaaataaaattttgtccAATAATATCCCTTATTCAAACTAGCAATACGGATTACGGATTAATATAGAACGCATCTACTTGTAGTGTATTTATATACCTTTTCACAAACTGTCAGACAGTTATTGTTTTACTCCTAGTGGTTCTTATTGTAGCTTCTTTTTTGTCTAACTTCATTAGTAATTAGTAGTAAGTCCTAATTGAAACTTGTAGATAGTTCGACATGTATGGCTTTCTATTAGAATTAGATAGAATTAAATAGATTCCAGCTAGCGATATTACAAAAGCGTATTTACTTCAACTTTTGCAGGTCCTCTTCTGAACATAGGCTTCTAATAAAGATTTTAGGCCAACTTGGTAAAAGCTAGATAGCCTCCATAGCTACACGTAATTgagtgaaataattaataatgtaggTGCAATATGCCGACTGCCTcattggcgtagttgtactgcatgcccggtacggcagcgctctgaggctctgggttcaaatcctggttcgggaaaaatgatatttgagtttttctgctcagttatcagcccggagttaggaatttgtgcgcgatatggcggtaggctcgcccccctatcacatcatgggactgaacatatttggcgaaaagtgggtgctctggttgcgcctctgcacacactttcggggataaatgtgtgatgtgtattgattttgtttttactgaAGTATGTTCGTCATTATCTTGGTACTAATTGGCATTCAAACTGCAATAAACGATAATACTGTTGCGGCTCGCTTCACGCGCGGTTTCTGTACATCCAAACATGGTCAAAGTTCCACGATTGCATTAAGTACGATTATTAGACACACATACTtcctttatctccgaaagggtaggcagagatgaaAACGGGTAAAACTTTCCGTCATGCCTGTTCGTGTTGTGATAGGAAGTGAGTGCCTGATCCTGATTCGAAGTCAAAATCTGAACGGTGATCGTATCAGGCTCAGAGTACAACTAAAACACCACTGATTCAGTCTACGAAGACTTGTCATGGTAAAAACGAGCCGCAAAGGTGGATAGTCCTTTATATTTGGTGATTATGCCTAAAAGCgacttgaaatattttactcCGTCGATTTGCCAAtatctttttgtaaatattgtataaatgaaaaataaacgtgtatgatttttttttaacatatttttattactttgccTCACTTCAAACTTGCTTTTACTCAGgccttatttttctttttttttctaaactggTAAATACTGATTTTCTAGGCAATTTGATTGTGTATAAATTTATCTAGACCTAGATATTGAACTTAGAATGAGGCCAACCATAATAAACAtgaatactaaaaaatattatatacagtatgccgttatttttaaaatctggCTTACCCGTTAGAGTACCAAATATTTCCCATGACATTGGGGGTCACAATgacaattaaaatgaaaataatgttctcaaattttatttaatataaaacatttaaatttcaaaatatacttgCGGGAAAAAACCTACTCAGTAAGCGAGTGGCATTTATTGAAGCTTTCTCTTCTGCCAAACATTTTCACGATCAGTACAACAGTAAAGATCACCTATCTGCCCACGGTtatttatacgaaaataaataattatacataatgtaCTTCAAATGAGACGGTTTTTTCAACCGCAAGTTCAGTTGCTTGAGGAATACACGATGGTAAAGGattaaactaaattacatataaaatctgATATTTACACCTAAACAACTACAAAAGCAAATTAATAACTACCCAGTTTTAAATCATAGTTGTTTGCGATAAGGAATTTTTGTATTTCACCGACGTCGTCGCCCAAATTCACTGTAAACGTTTGGAGATTTTCACACAACTGTACAATGGATTTCACTATATCCTTCGACACCTGTAACGTACAATCTAACCACAAGTCATTCATAGTTCTCAGACGGCCtttctgtaataaatatgacattatGTCATTAATATTCACGTGACTCTGGTACTTCACCACTAATTTTTGCACATTATTTGTacaatccaaaaaaaaacacaacatatTGTTGATGTCATATTCGTCGGTCCCTATCGTCAATGTCTCTAGCTCTTGGAAAATATTCTGCGGCCGTCGGAAATACCGAGGTACTATCAAGTACTTGGACATAGTCAACAAACAAAGCGAGTTTAAATGCGGACAATTCTTTCCTATACACATCAAAGTTTCCATCGTCAACGATAGTTCATGTTCCCACAGTGATAAGTGTGTCAAATACATCCCTTTTACTGTCAAAAACTGCTCCGTAGACTCCTTAATGGTTATATATAACAACTCTAGCCTACTCAGTCTCAAATCGCTTTTTGAAACTGGCGTCAGAAATTCATCAGTACTGGGTATCGACAAGTTCGTCACCGAAAGCTCCTTTAAACAGGGaaacatagtaattatttttgccaTACTCTCAGCCGATGGGAAGTAACAATtgatttttgtaagacgtagaGGCCCAACATCCCTTAAAAGAGAACTGATATCACAAGATTCGATTTTCAATTCCTCTAGAAGTGGAAGCTCTTTGACTAGCCTAGCAATACCATCTTGAGATACGCATCGGCCTATACGTTTCGCTCTCTCACCCTTGGGAGGATCCATAGCCAACTTGCGGAGTTGTTTTAAATTACTGATTGAAGCAAGGCCAACGTTGGAGACGCTTCTGGCCAAAACTGACGCGTTGGAAGGGGATTTGTAATAATCTAATTTTGAGACAATGTTAATTTCTTCGAGTAAAAGACAATTTGCGCCAATAATTGCGAGTATTTCGTCAGTACAAATGAATTTGAGGTCAAGAACAACAAGCCGATTGAGATTGCAAAGATTGTCGATCCAGAATTGGTGAGGGATCCCGTTAT includes the following:
- the LOC115449512 gene encoding uncharacterized protein LOC115449512; its protein translation is MSPRKQPPRLFKLCVKKLLILINSACYDIERTYPENMFDECERKALALKSELMSLLPYRLFDVLCSERTSCQYRGDPRIQLHVLTHPYLTVFRKSDLDNGIPHQFWIDNLCNLNRLVVLDLKFICTDEILAIIGANCLLLEEINIVSKLDYYKSPSNASVLARSVSNVGLASISNLKQLRKLAMDPPKGERAKRIGRCVSQDGIARLVKELPLLEELKIESCDISSLLRDVGPLRLTKINCYFPSAESMAKIITMFPCLKELSVTNLSIPSTDEFLTPVSKSDLRLSRLELLYITIKESTEQFLTVKGMYLTHLSLWEHELSLTMETLMCIGKNCPHLNSLCLLTMSKYLIVPRYFRRPQNIFQELETLTIGTDEYDINNMLCFFLDCTNNVQKLVVKYQSHVNINDIMSYLLQKGRLRTMNDLWLDCTLQVSKDIVKSIVQLCENLQTFTVNLGDDVGEIQKFLIANNYDLKLGSY